The Dokdonia donghaensis DSW-1 DNA window TCACTTGGTTCTACAGACTGATTCTCAAAACTGAAGTCACAAGGGTCATTTGGATCTGTATTATTAGGTCCTATCATCCCATCTCCATCAGGATCAAGCTCGTCAATATTAGTAACACCATCCCCATCACAATCTGCTAAAGCGTTTTCTTCAGAAATTGTGCTTAGATCTAAGTTATCTAAATCAAAGATACACGGGTCACCTGTATTGTTATCACTGCCATTAGGTGTCCCATCATCATCACAGTCTGTATCTAACCATTCTTGGCTAGGTGTAACAGTCTGACTATCTAATATGTAATCACACAAGTCTAATGGGTTTGTTCCGTCTTCCAATTCATCACCATTAGTAACTCCGTCGCCATCACAATCCAGCATATTCCACGCTGGTGATTGAGGTAAACTAACATCATCAAGCTCAAAATCACACGGGTCTACAGGGTCAGTACCACCGGTTACTTCATCACCATTTGTTACACCATCACCATCACAATCCTGCATTTCCCACTGAGATGTCACTATCGAGATATCTTGGTTTGCGGTATCGTAACTACAAGAATCATATGGATTTGTTCCATCAATAACCTCTTGACCATTTAAAACACCATCACCGTCACAATCAGCACCTTGCCAAATTGGGTTGTTTTGATCTTCGTCACCTATGGTACCGTCATCAACACAAGGATCATTTGGATCTGGATCATTTGCATTGATTGTTCCGTCACCATCACAATCTGCTAATGCCCATATAGAATTTGTTGAATCCTCATCACCTATCACTCCATTATCTACACAAGGATCTAATGGGTCTGGATCTTCACCATTGATAGTTCCATCACCATCACAATCTACATTATACCAATCTGAATCTGTATCCGTAAGATCTACCATAGTAAGATCCGCGTCAACACAAGGATCTAATGGATCCTCATCTGTTTCATTTGGATTACCATCACCATCACAATCCGCTGTTAACCAATCTCCTGATTGCGGTAAACTAACATCATCAACATTGTAATCACAAGCATCGGTTGGATTTGTACCATCAGGACCAGCTGTACCATCCATATCAGGATCTACTTCTATTCCATTTGTTACACCATCTCCATCACAATCTGCCATATACCAATCTGAATTATTATCTAACAGGTTTACGTTTGCTATGTTTCCTCCTATACAAGGATCATATGGATCTGGATCATCTCCATTAACCTCTCCATCTCCATCACAATCTGCCGCTGCCCAAACATCATAATTTGGATCTGTTGGATCTGGAATAGTTACTATATCTGTATCACCAGCACAAGGATCAAATGGATCTGTATCTGAACTGTTTGGTTCTCCATCGCCATCACAATCTGCATTATTCCATTCATCTGTCACTATAGTGATATCTTGATTCTCTTCTAAATAATCACAAGTATCAAGCGGATTAGTTCCATCATTTATTTCCGTTCCATTTGAAACACCATCTCCATCACAATCTAGTGCCAACCACAGTGTAGATAGCATTGTAACATCTTGGATTGAAGCATCGTATTCACAAGGATCATTTGGATCTGTACCAGTCGCAATCTCATTACCATTGTTTACTCCGTCTCCATCACAATCTGCATTCAAATAAATATCACCTAGTATAGTTATATCTTGATTATCGAGATCAAAATCACAAGCGTCGAGAGGATCTGTTCCATCTATAGTTTCCTGACCATTTGTTACACCATCTCCATCACAATCTGCATCATTCCATTCATCTGTCACTATTGTGATATCCTGATTCTCTTCTAAATAATCACAAGTATCAAGCGGATTAGTTCCATCATTTATTTCTGTTCCATTAGAAACACCATCTCCATCACAATCTAGTGCTAACCACAGTGTAGATACCATTGTAATATCTTGGATTGAAGCATCGTATTCACAAGGATCATTTGGATCTGTACCAGTCGCAATCTCATTACCATTGGTTATACCATCTCCATCACAATCTGCAGCTAAATAATCGCCTTCCACAATTGTTATATCTTGATTTGCAATATCAAAATCACAAGGATCATTTGGATCTGTACCATCAGCAATTTCCTGACCATTGGTTACTCCATCACCATCACAATCTGCATTTAAGAACGCCGTTGTTTGTGTTACAGTAATATCCTCAACATCAAAGTCACAAGGATCAAATGGGTCTGTTCCTGCTGCAATCTCGTCGCCGTTAGTTACTCCATCACCATCACAATCTGCATCAAAGTAATCACCCATTTGTGATAAGGTCACTAAAGAAGGATCAAAATCACAAGGATCGAATGGATCTGTACCATTAGCAGCTTCATCTCCATTGCTTACTCCATCACCATCACAATCGGCAGCAGCCCATATAGCATAGTTCTCATCTGAAGTATCTGGAATCGTTGCAACTGTTACATCACAAGGATCGAATATATCTGTTCCGTTTGCTATCTCATCTCCATTTGTCTCGCCGTCACCATCACAGTCACTTGAAATAAATGGCTCTGCTATCGTAGTCACATCTTGACTTGCAACATCAAAGTCACAAGGATTATTTGGATCGGTACCATCAGCAATCTCATCACCGTTAGTTACTCCATCTCCATCACAATCAGCATCAAAATAATCACCCATCTGTGATAAGGTCACTAAAGAAGGATCAAAATCACAAGGATCGAATGGATCTGTACCATTAGCAGCCTCATCTCCATTACTTACTCCATCACCATCACAATCGGCAGCAGCCCATATAGCATAGTTCTCATCTGCAGCATCTGGAATCGTTGCAACTGTTACATCACAAGGATCGAATATATCTGTTCCGTTTGCTATCTCATCTCCATTTGTCTCGCCGTCACCATCACAGTCACTTGAAATAAATGGCTCTGCTATCGTAGTCACATCTTGACTTGCAACATCAAAGTCACAAGGATTATTTGGATCGGTACCATCAGCAATCTCATCACCGTTAGTTACTCCATCTCCATCACAATCAGCATCAAAATAATCACCCATCTGTGATAAGGTCACTAAAGAAGGATCAAAATCACAAGGATCGAATGGATCTGTACCATTAGCAGCCTCATCTCCATTACTTACTCCATCACCATCACAATCGGCAGCAGCCCATATAGCATAGTTCTCATCTGCAGCATCTGGAATCGTTGCAACAGTTACATCACAAGGATCGAATATATCTGTTCCGTTTGCTATCTCATCTCCATTTGTCTCGCCGTCACCATCACAGTCACTTGAAATAAATGGCTCTGCTATCGTAGTCACATCTTGACTTGCAACATCAAAGTCACAAGGATTATTTGGATCGGTACCATCAGCAATCTCATCACCGTTAGTTACTCCATCTCCATCACAATCAGCATCAAAATAATCACCCATCTGTGATAAGGTCACTAAAGAAGGATCAAAATCACAAGGATCGAATGGATCTGTACCATTAGCAGCCTCATCTCCATTACTTACTCCATCACCATCACAATCGGCAGCAGCCCATATAGCATAGTTCTCATCTGCAGTATCTGGAATCGTTGCAACTGTTACATCACAAGGATCGAATATATCTGTTCCGTTTGCTATCTCATCTCCATTTGTCTCGCCGTCACCATCACAGTCACTTGAAATAAATGGCTCTGCTATCGTAGTCACATCTTGACTTGCAACATCAAAGTCACAAGGATTATTTGGATCGGTACCATCAGCAATCTCATCACCGTTAGTTACTCCATCTCCATCACAATCAGCATCAAAATAATCACCCATCTGTGATAAGGTCACTAAAGAAGGATCAAAATCACAAGGATCGAATGGATCTGTACCATTAGCAGCCTCATCTCCATTACTTACTCCATCACCATCACAATCGGCAGCAGCCCATATAGCATAGTTCTCATCTGCAGCATCTGGAATCGTTACAACAGTTACATCACAAGGATCGAATATATCTGTTCCGTTCGCTATCTCATCTCCATTTGTCTCGCCGTCACCATCACAGTCACTTGAAATAAATGGTTCTGCTATCGTAGTCACATCTTGACTTGCAACATCAAAGTCACAAGGATTATTTGGATCGGTACCATCAGCAATCTCATCACCGTTAGTTACTCCATCTCCATCACAATCAGCATCAAAATAATCACCCATCTGTGATAAGGTCACTAAAGAAGGATCAAAATCACAAGGATCGAATGGATCTGTACCATTAGCAGCCTCATCTCCATTACTTACTCCATCACCATCACAATCGGCAGCTTGCCATATTGGGTTCGTAGTGTCTTCATCGCCTACCGCACCATCGTCTACACAAGGATCAAGTGGATCTGGATCTACACTATTTGGTGTTCCATCGCCATCACAATCGGCTATTAACCAATCTCCCATTTGTGGTAAACTAACATCACTTATATTTGAATCACAAGGATCGCTCGGATCTGTTCCATCAGGACCAGCAGTACCATCTCCATCAGGATCTACTTCAACTCCATTTGGTACACCATCACCATCACAATCTGCATTATACCAATCCGTATTGTTATCTAATAAATCAACATTAGCCAATTCTACTCCTATACAAGGATCATATGGCTCTGGATCGTCTCCATTTGTTTCACCATCACCGTCACAATCGGCAGCTTGCCAGATTGGGTTCGTAGTATCTTCATCGCCTATCGTTCCATCGTCTACACAAGGATCATAAGGCTCTGTATCTGTTCCGTTTGATGTTCCATCGCCATCACAATCAGCAGCTTGCCAAATCGCATTGGTCGTATCTTCATCTCCTATCACCCCATCATCTGAACAAGGATCAGTCGGATCTGGATCTACTCCATTTGGTGTTCCGTCACCATCACAATCAGCAGCTTGCCAGATTGGATTCGTCGGATCTGGTGTACTTCCTGCTGTGAAATCACAAGGATCTTCTGGTGCTGGATCTGTTCCGTTTGGATCACCATCGCCATCACAATCTGCAGCAGCCCATATATCGTAAGCATTCTGAGCAGCAGTACCAGGCATCATTGGATCTACCTGAGCCGTTGGTGTGGTTACACTACAAGGATCAAATGGATCTGTACCATTCATTACTTCTTCACCATTAGTCTCTCCATCACCATCACAATCTGCAGCTGCCCAAACATCATAATTCGGATCTGCTGGTGCTGGTATTGTTGGTACCCCACTCACACTACAAGGATCGTTAGGATCTGAACCATTCATATCTTCTGTACCGTTGGTCTCACCATCACCGTCACAATCGGCAGCTTGCCAGATTGGGTTCGTAGTATCTTCATCGCCTATCGTTCCATCGTCTACACAAGGATCATAAGGCTCTGTATCTGTTCCGTTTGGTGTTCCATCACCATCACAATCAGCAGCTTGCCAAATCGCATTGGTCGTATCTTCATCTCCTATCACCCCATCATCTGAACAAGGATCAGTCGGATCTGGATCTACTCCATTTGGTGTTCCGTCACCATCACAATCAGCAGCTTGCCAGATTGGATTCGTCGGATCTGGTGTACTTCCTGCTGTGAAATCACAAGGATCTTCTGGTGCTGGATCTGTTCCGTTTGGATCACCATCGCCATCACAATCTGCAGCAGCCCATATATCGTAAGCATTCTGAGCAGCAGTACCAGGCATCATTGGATCTACCTGAGCCGTTGGTGTGGTTACACTACAAGGATCAAATGGATCTGTACCATTCATTACTTCTTCACCATTAGTCTCTCCATCACCATCACAATCTGCAGCTGCCCAAACATCATAGTTCGGATCTGCTGGTGCTGGTATTGTTGGTACCCCACTCACACTACAAGGATCGTTAGGATCTGAACCATTCATATCTTCTGTACCGTTGGTCTCACCATCACCGTCACAATCAGCAGCTTGCCAGATTGGGTTCGTAGTATCTTCATCGCCTATCGTTCCATCGTCTACACAAGGATCATAAGGCTCTGTATCTGTTACGTTTGGTGTTCCATCACCATCACAATCAGCAGCTTGCCAAATCGCATTGGTCGTATCTTCATCTCCTATCACCCCATCATCTGAACAAGGATCAGTCGGATCTGGATCTACTCCATTTGGTGTTCCGTCACCATCACAATCAGCAGCTTGCCAGATTGGATTCGTCGGATCTGGTGTACTTCCTGCTGTGAAATCACAAGGATCTTCTGGTGCTGGATCTGTTCCGTTTGGATCACCATCGCCATCACAATCTGCAGCAGCCCATATATCGTAAGCATTCTGAGCAGCAGTACCAGGCATCATTGGATCTACCTGAGCCGTTGGTGTGGTTACACTACAAGGATCAAATGGATCTGTACCATTCATTACTTCTTCACCATTAGTCTCTCCATCACCATCACAATCTGCAGCTGCCCAAACATCATAGTTCGGATCTGCTGGTGCTGGTATTGTTGGTACCCCACTCACACTACAAGGATCGTTAGGATCTGAACCATTCATATCTTCTGTACCGTTGGTCTCACCATCACCGTCACAATCGGCAGCTTGCCAGATTGGGTTCGTAGTATCTTCATCGCCTATCGTTCCATCGTCTACACAAGGATCATAAGGCTCTGTATCTGTTCCGTTTGATGTTCCATCGCCATCACAATCAGCAGCTTGCCAAATCGCATTGGTCGTATCTTCATCTCCTATCACCCCATCATCTGAACAAGGATCAGTCGGATCTGGATCTACTCCATTTGGTGTTCCGTCTCCATCACAATCAGCAGCTTGCCAGATTGGATTCGTCGGATCTGGTGTACTTCCTGCTGTGAAATCACAAGGATCTTCTGGTGCTGGATCTGTTCCGTTTGGATCACCATCGCCATCACAATCTGCAGCAGCCCATATATCGTAAGCATTCTGAGCAGCAGTACCAGGCATCATTGGATCTACCTGAGCCGTTGGTGTGGTTACACTACAAGGATCAAATGGATCTGTACCATTCATTACTTCTTCACCATTAGTCTCTCCATCACCATCACAATCTGCAGCTGCCCAAACATCATAGTTCGGATCTGCTGGTGCTGGTATTGTTGGTACCCCACTCACACTACAAGGATCGTTAGGATCTGAACCATTCATATCTTCTGTACCGTTGGTCTCACCATCACCGTCACAATCGGCAGCTTGCCAGATTGGGTTCGTAGTATCTTCATCGCCTATCGTTCCATCGTCTACACAAGGATCATAAGGCTCTGTATCTGTTCCGTTTGATGTTCCATCGCCATCACAATCAGCAGCTTGCCAAATCGCATTGGTCGTATCTTCATCTCCTATCACCCCATCATCTGAACAAGGATCAGTCGGATCTGGATCTACTCCATTTGGTGTTCCGTCTCCATCACAATCAGCAGCTTGCCAGATTGGATTCGTCGGATCTGGTGTACTTCCTGCTGTGAAATCACAAGGATCTTCTGGTGCTGGATCTGTTCCGTTTGGATCACCATCGCCATCACAATCTGCAGCAGCCCATATATCGTAAGCATTCTGAGCAGCAGTACCAGGCATCATTGGATCTACCTGAGCCGTTGGTGTGGTTACACTACAAGGATTAAATGGATCTGTACCATTCATTACTTCTTCACCATTAGTCTCTCCATCACCATCACAATCTGCAGCTGCCCAAACATCATAGTTCGGATCTGCTGGTGCTGGTATTGTTGGCACCCCACTCACACTACAAGGATCGTTAGGATCTGAACCATTCATATCTTCTGTACCGTTGGTCTCACCATCACCGTCACAATCGGCAGCTTGCCAGATTGGGTTCGTAGTATCTTCATCGCCTATCGTTCCATCGTCTACACAAGGATCATAAGGCTCTGTATCTGTTCCGTTTGATGTTCCATCGCCATCACAATCAGCAGCTTGCCAAATCGCATTGGTCGTATCTTCATCTCCTATCACCCCATCATCTGAACAAGGATCAGTCGGATCTGGATCTACTCCATTTGGTGTTCCGTCTCCATCACAATCAGCAGCTTGCCAGATTGGATTCGTCGGATCTGGTGTACTTCCTGCTGTGAAATCACAAGGATCTTCTGGTGCTGGATCTGTTCCGTTTGGATCACCATCGCCATCACAATCTGCAGCAGCCCATATATCGTAAGCATTCTGAGCAGCAGTACCAGGCATCATTGGATCTACCTGAGCCGTTGGTGTGGTTACACTACAAGGATCAAATGGATCTGTACCATTCATTACTTCTTCACCATTAGTCTCTCCATCACCATCACAATCTGCAGCTGCCCAAACATCATAGTTCGGATCTGCTGGTGCTGGTATTGTTGGTACCCCACTCACACTACAAGGATCGTTAGGATCTGAACCATTCATATCTTCTGTACCGTTGGTCTCACCATCACCGTCACAATCGGCAGCTTGCCAGATTGGGTTCGTAGTATCTTCATCGCCTATCGTTCCATCGTCTACACAAGGATCATAAGGCTCTGTATCTGTTCCGTTTGGGGTTCCATCGCCATCACAATCAGCAGCAGCCCAAATATCATAAGCTGTCTGTTCTGGTGTTCCAACCATCATTGGATCTGTTGGCACTGGAGTTCCTGGTGTAAAATCACAAGGATTCATTGGATCTGGATCACTTCCATTAGGATCACCATCACCATCACAATCTGCTATTAACCAGTCTCCTCTTTGTGTTTGAGTAACTAGCAAAGGTTCATAATTACAAGGATCTGTTGGATCTGTTCCATTACCATCGTCAACACCATTTCCATCAGGGTCAATTTCATTTCCATTTGTTACACCATCGCCATCACAATCTGCATCTTGAAATTCTGTAGTCGTTATTGTATAATCTTGACTTCCGGGTAAATAACTACAAGTATCATAAGGATCTGTACCATTTGTATCATTCTCTATTCCGTTAGTAACACCATCGCCGTCACAATCTGCAGCAGCCCAAATATCATATGCATTCTGAGCTGGAGTACCAGCCATCATAGGGTTAATTGGAGTCGAAGTACCAGCACTAAAATCACAAGGATCTGTAGGGTTAGGATCAGTACCGTTAGGATCACCATCGCCATCACAATCTGCAGCAGCCCATATTGGGTTACTAGTATCAGCTATACTTCCAGGAGTGAAATTACAAGGGTCATTAGGATCTGGATCTGTACTATCACAATCACCGTCACCGTCAGTATCAATACACCCATCTATTGTTACACTTTCATTTAAATCATCTCCAGCAGTAGTAGGATCTGTTTGATCTGGTGTTGACGCTGCAGTAGTTGTATTTGTTATCGTGTTCCCATCTTCACCACCGTCTACAACACCTTCGATTGTTAAAGTAACAAATTGTCCGCTACCTATTAAAGGTATTGTCCAGTTTGGATCAGTATATGTAGAAGGCTGGTCACCTCCCGTATTTCCGTTATTGACAGTTGCAGTGAGGCCTGCTGGGATTGCATCTACTAAAGAAACATTAGTAGCATCATCTGGACCGTTATTCGTAACCGTTATTGTAAATGATACTGTATCTCCTTCCGCCGGTGTAGCACTACCACTTCCCAGGGTTTTAACAGTAACCAAATCTGCCTCACCAACTGCAATTCCATCATTATTTCCGTCTGTACCATCATCCACATTATTTGCAGGATTCCCATCTACTTGATCTGCTGAAACTGATGTAATATTTGTAAAAGGTCCAGCAGCATCTATTGTACCTGTCACGATTAAAGTCACATCACTAAATGGTGAATTAGGCAATATTGTCCCGACATTACAAGGGAAGGTTACACAACCTGCTCCAGTTATTCCTGTAATAGTAACATTAGTAGGAGTATCTGTAACAAATACATTTGTTGCTGTATCTGTTCCCAAATTACTTACAACTATATTCCAAGAGACCGTATCTCCAGGGGCAAAAGGTCCCGATTGATTTAATGTTTTAGTTATACCCACATCGGCGGCAGCAACACTACAAGAATCTGGAGCTGTTCCGGCAGTTTGGGTATCTGTGCAACCACTTGGATTATCAAAAGTGGCAGTAAGAATAACATCCATTCCATCTGAAGCAAAAGTCAAACCAGAAAATGTATGTTGGGTGGCAGAATCCAATCCTGCAACTGGAACAAATTCATTAATACCAGTACCTGTTAAATCTAAATTACCTAGTCCTGGCGGATTTGTAAATTCAACTATAACATCTGCTGTAAATGTATCATCCGAGTCATCACCCGTTGTTCCTCCCGAATCACAGGGACTTATATTTGCAAGTGATATAACTGCTACTGTACACGTATTAATTGTAATGAATACATTTGCCGTATCTACATTACCCAAAGGATCTTCTACGGTGTAAGGAAAAGATATGGGAGTATTACTTCCAGGAGGAGGTGTAATAATGAGCTCACCACCCACATATTCTACAATAGTACCATCTGAAAGTAACACTGGCGCACCTCCTTCACTAATAGGCATCCCGTCAACTTCCGTAATTATAACAGGATCCATATCTGGGTCTGTATCATTACCCAACGCATCTATAGTAATAGGCGTATCAACATTTGTCTCATCTATATCATCCTCTGCTTCTGGCGGATTATTTAAAATAACTGAATCTGATACAGGTCCAACTGGTGTTCCATTAGGATCGGTTGCTGTGAAAAATGCTTCATTTTGACCTGTACAAGGGAGGGCTATTTCTACTTCAATATCTACTACAACACGTTGACCTGGCAACAATTGCCCTGTATTATTAAGAAAAAGATCATCAAACGCATTCCCTTCATAAGCTGGATCAAGACTAGGAGTAACCGCTGCATCTGTAAACTGTATCACTGGTGTTCCCACATTTACAATATTTCCAGGACACATTGCTTCTATATTATCTGTTAACTGTAGATTGAATAAGTCTACAGGAGACGTAGGGTCATTTTCTATTTCTAAACGAAAGGTCACATCTCTATTTCCAACAGTCCCAGCTGGATC harbors:
- a CDS encoding gliding motility-associated C-terminal domain-containing protein, coding for MISACDDGGTTPDPSDDTFTADVTVTFDMAPATGSLDITGDNLNAVTVLVADLDTATSHTFQDVLFTADGMLQSLTATFSDDATCTFTDPMAVSAPSSCSPDCVIDDISVDVASISICNDGGTSGTGNEGDDTFTADITVTFSNPPATGSLDLGGDGAASVGVGGLDSPTSHTFSGVTFSSDGGPVDLTADFSGSSCLFAINNLFTAQNQCSAPVGDGGLTISKSHCDWGYTTTDTYIINYTGTLTNNGANPVYNVSITDDLGGAFGNDAFIAGFISRSVGPGADGWNLNGGFNGTTDEELLSTTVLNELDPGDSITYSICVEVDAVAALDGATITNEIFATANDSVTGDAYETSATDIELFEENLSILSAGLQVNDDTPDVNTDGTVDFFYTVTLRNSGSGPASNIQYVDAFDHLFSSGIPINTLTVTQLSGTLNFNPAFDGGSGVNGTSTDLLVAGQTMAANTTASYRIDLNVGPTGNQTTRNTQGIISGTDSNGTNVSEASRRNLTADHDGTQCFCQQTPVRIQFMPVPVITKSVINNDPAGTVGNRDVTFRLEIENDPTSPVDLFNLQLTDNIEAMCPGNIVNVGTPVIQFTDAAVTPSLDPAYEGNAFDDLFLNNTGQLLPGQRVVVDIEVEIALPCTGQNEAFFTATDPNGTPVGPVSDSVILNNPPEAEDDIDETNVDTPITIDALGNDTDPDMDPVIITEVDGMPISEGGAPVLLSDGTIVEYVGGELIITPPPGSNTPISFPYTVEDPLGNVDTANVFITINTCTVAVISLANISPCDSGGTTGDDSDDTFTADVIVEFTNPPGLGNLDLTGTGINEFVPVAGLDSATQHTFSGLTFASDGMDVILTATFDNPSGCTDTQTAGTAPDSCSVAAADVGITKTLNQSGPFAPGDTVSWNIVVSNLGTDTATNVFVTDTPTNVTITGITGAGCVTFPCNVGTILPNSPFSDVTLIVTGTIDAAGPFTNITSVSADQVDGNPANNVDDGTDGNNDGIAVGEADLVTVKTLGSGSATPAEGDTVSFTITVTNNGPDDATNVSLVDAIPAGLTATVNNGNTGGDQPSTYTDPNWTIPLIGSGQFVTLTIEGVVDGGEDGNTITNTTTAASTPDQTDPTTAGDDLNESVTIDGCIDTDGDGDCDSTDPDPNDPCNFTPGSIADTSNPIWAAADCDGDGDPNGTDPNPTDPCDFSAGTSTPINPMMAGTPAQNAYDIWAAADCDGDGVTNGIENDTNGTDPYDTCSYLPGSQDYTITTTEFQDADCDGDGVTNGNEIDPDGNGVDDGNGTDPTDPCNYEPLLVTQTQRGDWLIADCDGDGDPNGSDPDPMNPCDFTPGTPVPTDPMMVGTPEQTAYDIWAAADCDGDGTPNGTDTEPYDPCVDDGTIGDEDTTNPIWQAADCDGDGETNGTEDMNGSDPNDPCSVSGVPTIPAPADPNYDVWAAADCDGDGETNGEEVMNGTDPFDPCSVTTPTAQVDPMMPGTAAQNAYDIWAAADCDGDGDPNGTDPAPEDPCDFTAGSTPDPTNPIWQAADCDGDGTPNGVDPDPTDPCSDDGVIGDEDTTNAIWQAADCDGDGTSNGTDTEPYDPCVDDGTIGDEDTTNPIWQAADCDGDGETNGTEDMNGSDPNDPCSVSGVPTIPAPADPNYDVWAAADCDGDGETNGEEVMNGTDPFNPCSVTTPTAQVDPMMPGTAAQNAYDIWAAADCDGDGDPNGTDPAPEDPCDFTAGSTPDPTNPIWQAADCDGDGTPNGVDPDPTDPCSDDGVIGDEDTTNAIWQAADCDGDGTSNGTDTEPYDPCVDDGTIGDEDTTNPIWQAADCDGDGETNGTEDMNGSDPNDPCSVSGVPTIPAPADPNYDVWAAADCDGDGETNGEEVMNGTDPFDPCSVTTPTAQVDPMMPGTAAQNAYDIWAAADCDGDGDPNGTDPAPEDPCDFTAGSTPDPTNPIWQAADCDGDGTPNGVDPDPTDPCSDDGVIGDEDTTNAIWQAADCDGDGTSNGTDTEPYDPCVDDGTIGDEDTTNPIWQAADCDGDGETNGTEDMNGSDPNDPCSVSGVPTIPAPADPNYDVWAAADCDGDGETNGEEVMNGTDPFDPCSVTTPTAQVDPMMPGTAAQNAYDIWAAADCDGDGDPNGTDPAPEDPCDFTAGSTPDPTNPIWQAADCDGDGTPNGVDPDPTDPCSDDGVIGDEDTTNAIWQAADCDGDGTPNVTDTEPYDPCVDDGTIGDEDTTNPIWQAADCDGDGETNGTEDMNGSDPNDPCSVSGVPTIPAPADPNYDVWAAADCDGDGETNGEEVMNGTDPFDPCSVTTPTAQVDPMMPGTAAQNAYDIWAAADCDGDGDPNGTDPAPEDPCDFTAGSTPDPTNPIWQAADCDGDGTPNGVDPDPTDPCSDDGVIGDEDTTNAIWQAADCDGDGTPNGTDTEPYDPCVDDGTIGDEDTTNPIWQAADCDGDGETNGTEDMNGSDPNDPCSVSGVPTIPAPADPNYDVWAAADCDGDGETNGEEVMNGTDPFDPCSVTTPTAQVDPMMPGTAAQNAYDIWAAADCDGDGDPNGTDPAPEDPCDFTAGSTPDPTNPIWQAADCDGDGTPNGVDPDPTDPCSDDGVIGDEDTTNAIWQAADCDGDGTSNGTDTEPYDPCVDDGTIGDEDTTNPIWQAADCDGDGETNGDDPEPYDPCIGVELANVDLLDNNTDWYNADCDGDGVPNGVEVDPDGDGTAGPDGTDPSDPCDSNISDVSLPQMGDWLIADCDGDGTPNSVDPDPLDPCVDDGAVGDEDTTNPIWQAADCDGDGVSNGDEAANGTDPFDPCDFDPSLVTLSQMGDYFDADCDGDGVTNGDEIADGTDPNNPCDFDVASQDVTTIAEPFISSDCDGDGETNGDEIANGTDIFDPCDVTVVTIPDAADENYAIWAAADCDGDGVSNGDEAANGTDPFDPCDFDPSLVTLSQMGDYFDADCDGDGVTNGDEIADGTDPNNPCDFDVASQDVTTIAEPFISSDCDGDGETNGDEIANGTDIFDPCDVTVATIPDTADENYAIWAAADCDGDGVSNGDEAANGTDPFDPCDFDPSLVTLSQMGDYFDADCDGDGVTNGDEIADGTDPNNPCDFDVASQDVTTIAEPFISSDCDGDGETNGDEIANGTDIFDPCDVTVATIPDAADENYAIWAAADCDGDGVSNGDEAANGTDPFDPCDFDPSLVTLSQMGDYFDADCDGDGVTNGDEIADGTDPNNPCDFDVASQDVTTIAEPFISSDCDGDGETNGDEIANGTDIFDPCDVTVATIPDAADENYAIWAAADCDGDGVSNGDEAANGTDPFDPCDFDPSLVTLSQMGDYFDADCDGDGVTNGDEIADGTDPNNPCDFDVASQDVTTIAEPFISSDCDGDGETNGDEIANGTDIFDPCDVTVATIPDTSDENYAIWAAADCDGDGVSNGDEAANGTDPFDPCDFDPSLVTLSQMGDYFDADCDGDGVTNGDEIAAGTDPFDPCDFDVEDITVTQTTAFLNADCDGDGVTNGQEIADGTDPNDPCDFDIANQDITIVEGDYLAADCDGDGITNGNEIATGTDPNDPCEYDASIQDITMVSTLWLALDCDGDGVSNGTEINDGTNPLDTCDYLEENQDITIVTDEWNDADCDGDGVTNGQETIDGTDPLDACDFDLDNQDITILGDIYLNADCDGDGVNNGNEIATGTDPNDPCEYDASIQDVTMLSTLWLALDCDGDGVSNGTEINDGTNPLDTCDYLEENQDITIVTDEWNNADCDGDGEPNSSDTDPFDPCAGDTDIVTIPDPTDPNYDVWAAADCDGDGEVNGDDPDPYDPCIGGNIANVNLLDNNSDWYMADCDGDGVTNGIEVDPDMDGTAGPDGTNPTDACDYNVDDVSLPQSGDWLTADCDGDGNPNETDEDPLDPCVDADLTMVDLTDTDSDWYNVDCDGDGTINGEDPDPLDPCVDNGVIGDEDSTNSIWALADCDGDGTINANDPDPNDPCVDDGTIGDEDQNNPIWQGADCDGDGVLNGQEVIDGTNPYDSCSYDTANQDISIVTSQWEMQDCDGDGVTNGDEVTGGTDPVDPCDFELDDVSLPQSPAWNMLDCDGDGVTNGDELEDGTNPLDLCDYILDSQTVTPSQEWLDTDCDDDGTPNGSDNNTGDPCIFDLDNLDLSTISEENALADCDGDGVTNIDELDPDGDGMIGPNNTDPNDPCDFSFENQSVEPSEEWNDLDCDGDGVTNGVEILDGTNPLDPCDLNPENQDMTATTQEWKDLDCDGDGIPNGDECGDENGNGIIDFLEVNNGNPNATDGLEVFDIMTPNGDGLNDVFVIRGIKKYPNNTVRIYNRWGVEVYGVKGYGQDGQYFRGESNGRATINGDQLLPVGTYYYTVEYTNASGKLQQLAGPLYLNR